From the genome of Bubalus bubalis isolate 160015118507 breed Murrah chromosome 2, NDDB_SH_1, whole genome shotgun sequence, one region includes:
- the LOC102415960 gene encoding histone H4, producing MSGRGKGGKGLGKGGAKRHRKVLRDNIQGITKPAIRRLARRGGVKRISGLIYEETRGVLKVFLENVIRDAVTYTEHAKRKTVTAMDVVYALKRQGRTLYGFGG from the coding sequence ATGTCTGGACGTGGCAAAGGCGGCAAAGGCCTTGGGAAAGGAGGCGCTAAGCGCCACCGCAAGGTTCTGCGCGACAATATCCAGGGTATCACCAAGCCTGCCATCCGTCGCCTGGCTCGTCGTGGTGGTGTGAAGCGCATCTCCGGGCTTATCTACGAGGAGACCCGTGGGGTGCTGAAGGTGTTTCTGGAAAATGTGATCCGGGACGCGGTCACCTACACGGAGCACGCCAAACGCAAGACTGTCACCGCCATGGACGTGGTTTACGCGCTCAAACGCCAGGGCCGCACCCTTTATGGTTTCGGCGGCTAA